In Molothrus aeneus isolate 106 unplaced genomic scaffold, BPBGC_Maene_1.0 scaffold_43, whole genome shotgun sequence, a single genomic region encodes these proteins:
- the LOC136570897 gene encoding NAD(P)(+)--arginine ADP-ribosyltransferase 2-like: MALLAHTLALLAMTVATVGIKVVPLDMAQDSFDDQYRGCGPAMTKALPALYKFEFQKNPLFAKTWVKAEAEWRKRGSHVSPLASQWQAIALMAYSMKDIYKEFNAAVRTAGRSRQEYRNNFHFKALHFLLTQALVTLRQAQNRQCHQVFRGVRDVHFKAQQGQWVRFGQFTSTSLRKEIALRFGSDTIFLVLTCHGVDVRQFSKYPTEEEVLIPPFETFQVTQVTWDGKRTWIWLRSSGTFSKYNCEWH; the protein is encoded by the coding sequence ATGGCTCTCCTGGCTcacaccctggcactgctggcaatGACCGTGGCCACGGTGGGCATCAAGGTGGTGCCCCTGGACATGGCCCAGGACTCCTTCGATGACCAGTACCGGGGCTGCGGCCCTGCCATGACCAAGGCGTTGCCAGCACTCTACAAATTTGAGTTTCAGAAGAATCCTCTCTTTGCCAAGACCTGGGTGAAGGCTGAGGCCGAGTGGCGCAAGCGGGGCTCCCATGTGTCCCCTCTGGCGTCCCAGTGGCAGGCCATTGCTCTCATGGCCTACTCAATGAAGGACATTTATAAGGAGTTCAACGCAGCCGTGCGTACAGCCGGGCGCTCGCGCCAGGAATACAGAAACAATTTCCACTTCAAAGCGCTGCATTTCCTGCTGACCCAGGCCCTGGTGACACTGAGGCAGGCTCAGAACAGGCAGTGTCACCAGGTGTTCCGGGGTGTGCGTGACGTTCATTTCAAGGCACAGCAAGGCCAGTGGGTCCGGTTTGGCCAATTCACATCGACGTCGCTGCGTAAAGAAATTGCTCTGCGATTTGGGTCAGACACGATATTCCTAGTGCTGACATGCCATGGTGTGGACGTCCGTCAGTTCTCCAAGTATCCAACAGAGGAAGAGGTGCTGATCCCGCCATTCGAGACCTTTCAGGTCACCCAAGTCACCTGGGATGGGAAGAGGACATGGATCTGGCTCCGCTCTTCTGGGACCTTCAGCAAATACAACTGCGAGTGGCACTGA